A region of the Equus quagga isolate Etosha38 chromosome 11, UCLA_HA_Equagga_1.0, whole genome shotgun sequence genome:
ccctccagggccAAGGACTGGTGGGCTCAGCTCCTGGAGAAGGAACTGCAGAATCCACGATGCCAGAACCACTGCGGAGGGGTCCCTGAGGTGGGTGTGGCTGCAGCTTTGAGCCCTGAGAATTGCAGCCCCAACTGTCCCCAGGTCCCTCTTCTGGGGGCTTGCCTCGAGACAGTTCCAAGCCAGCAGAaagccccttctccttctccccacccccaccactcacCTCCAGCACATGCTTCTTGCTGGATTTGTCCTTGGGAGCCCAGGCGAGAGAGGCCCCCTTCAGCTCCACCGTGTACTCGGGGGTGGAGAGCTTGTAAGGCTGTCtctgtgggagagggaggaagggttgGGGGAGCCGTCAGCTCAGACAGGCCTGCCATGGTGCCCTGGCTCCGATCCACCAGGCGCCCTCAGCTCCAGGGACAGGTTAGGGTCACAGCTCTGGAGCAGGGGGCCCAGGGGCTCCTGGAACCCAGAAATTCCCATACATTTTAATTACAGAGCCTGAGGGTTGACTGGTCCTTTGCTGCCTGCCCAcccaggagaggaaaggagaaaggagtgcAGCCCCCTCTCCTGAGAGCAGAgatgcccagcccccagcctccctgcccaccAGGCTGGAGCTATCCACCCTCAAGGACCGCTCCCCAGGCCCAGGGTAGCTGAAAGTGCTTGTCCCGGAGTGAATCTGCTGTCGCCACCCCCTGCCAAAGCCCAGCTCTCTTGACGCGGATGTTCCACTGTCTCAGACCCAGCGTCTGACAAGCCAGATCAGGTCAAGACCCTCAGAAGTCAGGAGCAGATGGGGTggtccctgccctgggggctTGGGCCTCAccaggccgcctgcagccgaggcCTTTGAGTCCTTGAAGAACGTCAGGACGCCGCCCTCCAGCACTGTCCAGGAGGCACTCCAGTGCTTCTTCctaggtgggggtgggggtggggaggtgggaggtggcaggGCTTGGCTTTGGCCCTGggctgaggcctctctcccaccctcaggaGCAGGACACAGAGCTTAAGAACACAGCTCGGGACACCCACCTGTGAGGGGTGGACTCCCATCTCTAATACCTGGTAGCCaagggaccttgggcaagtcactttatctctgtgcctcagtgtccttacAGGACCTCTTAGAAAGTCACCTTGAGGACTGACAGGAGCCTAGCATCCAGGAGCACACTGTGAACACCCTCAATAAGGCCCAGCTCCCTGGTCTGGGTGCAGACAGGCACTCACCGGAGCCGCTTCCCCTTGTCCACTGTCTTGGTGCGATGGAGCACACCTGCCTTGTCCAAGGTCTtgatctgagagagagaagaggaaagaggaagcagtTTAGGGGCTGAGCCACGGCGGGCAGAGGTTAGTCTCCCCCTCAGCCAGCAGCTCCCCACAGGCTGGGCCTGAgtctccactgaaccagcagcagccagagagattTCTCCCCAGTTTCCAACCTCACCTCACTCTGGGCCTGGGATGACCCAGACCCAGGTTCCTTCAGCCCAGGCAGGTGCTGGGGCTATGGGGAGATGAGCCTGACCCAGTCGCAGCCCCCAGGACCTCCAGAAATCCCCTATTGCTTCTGTGGGGGTCCTGCCAGGGCCTACAGGCCTCTTCCCTTACCCTCTCCtcaggggggctggcctgggctggggtctCACTGTCCTGGCTGGATTTTCGGATGGTTCGAGGGGCAGGGACAGGGACCTGGGGAGAAAGACACTGTCGTATAtaaccccctcctccctccctggcactcccccttcccctgctggCTACCTGGGGCAGCTCCCACTGAACGGAGGCATCCTCTGGGTTGTAGAAGTAGGGCTTCCCATGTTGGTCCTCCAGCCTCACCCACTGTGGAGAGAGGGATGGTCAGGGCTCCAGCCCGCCTCGTGAGAGGGGAGGAAAACGTCTCCCTACAGCAGAGCCCAACACAGCCCTGAGGATTTGGAGGGCTGGCTTGGAGCCTGTGCAGGAGCTGCAGCTGAGGAGCTACTAGTGAGAAAGGGTTGGAGGAGCGACCCCGGAGCTGTCTGGGCCCCTCTGCCCGCTGCCCCTACCTTCTCTTGGGTGAAGTGGTTGGTGTAGAGCGTCTGCCCATCCGAGTCCACGTGGCAAGACCAGCCAGGGGGCGTGGCCAAGGGAGAGGTGGGCCCGGGCTCGCTGAAGGAGCCCACGGGGGAATAGTCCTCCTCGGGGTAACTGGTCAGCAACTCAGGGTAGTCAGTCTCGGGGGTAGGGGGCTGTAGAGAGCAGAGGCCTGAGTCAGAGGGTCTCGGAGCCAGTATAGACCCCCTGGCCCCGCCCTTTCGGACCAGGCCACGCCCCCTCACCGGCCGTCCCGGTGCTGTGGGCAGCAGGAGGCGGGGTCAGAGCCTCCGAGCCAGCCCGGCCCACCCGCGCAGGCCCCGCCCTCACCCTCTGGTCCCCCGGGCTGCCGGGGCTCAGGCCGGGCTGCATGTCCTGCTCGTCCTCCGGCTCGTCCTCGGCCTCGTCCTCCCAGGCCGTCTCGCCCGTCAGAGGGTTGTAGAAGAACACCCTGCGGCTCTCCTCATCCCAGTACTGGCCCCACTCGGTCTCGACGCTCTCGCCGCTGCCCACCGAGGCCGGGGAGGTGGCCGGGCTGGCGGCGCCCTCGGCAGCCTCGAAGGGCGACTCCCAGGTGGTGACGCCCGTGTCCGGGTTGTAGTAGTAGGGGCGCCCGGTGTCCGCGTCCGTGTGCGTCTCCCACaccgggccggggcggggggccgCGGCGGGGCCCGGCGAGGTGACCGAAGGCTGCCTCTCTACGTTCGCGTACACGGGCTCCGGGGGCTCGTCCACCTGCgcgaggaggagggggaggtgacCTTCAGCGCAGCTCCAGGGTCACAGTCCCCACTGGGCCACTTGCCGCCCGAACGACCTTCAGCAAGTCACAGCACCCCTCTGCCTCAGTTCCCCCGGCTGCAAAATGTCTGCCCTGCCCATTCCGGAAATTGTagtgaagagagaaggaggaaatgttCTTGAAAGTGCTTTTGTAAAGTATGGAGTGCCCCAGATGCGTGGGACAATtacattaataatttattaacaacaataaaatttcGATAACGGAGTTCTCCCAGCTGCGCACCCATAGGGGCCAATCAAAGGTTgggcagaaacagagaaatagcCTATAGGGACCCATCACTCCTCTGGCCCCATTCAGGTCCCATGGGGGCAGGGCCCTGCTGCATTCTACAGCCCCCACCAAgagcccccacccctccttccttcctgaccCGGAAAGCTCTGGACTGGATTCCGTGCTGCCTCTGGATTTGGGGCTGGAACTTCCTCCGTGTGCAGTTTGCAGGCCTCAGAATCAATTCCAGACAAGAGGATAAGAGAGGAGAgccagaagggagggagaaaggaggggcGGGGAGAGGTGAGCCCCCTTCCCGGCCAAAGGAAAGTGGGGCAGGCTGGAGGTTCAGCCACATGGAATGGTGGTGCTTAACACCCTCACAGCCCTCTGCTGCCCGTGGGGCAAAGTCTAAGCCCTTAACAGGGCCTGAGACAGCCCATCACCTGCTGTCTTCCACCTTATTTCCGGCCACGCCTTCCCCCTTGCTTTGAACTTTAAGTCCCAGTAGCAGCGAGTTGCTGCAGGCCCCAGCCCTCTCTGCTGTGTGTCCACCAGGCCTCAGCTCATTTGCAGGCTTCCCAGGCCCAAACCCACCCCTTTCGCACCTGGCTGACTCCTATTCCTACTTCAGGACTCAGCTTAGGCGTCAGGTGCAAGACCTTTCGCGAGATTTCTCCTGTGCGCCCACCACACCCAGCCCAGCACCCTCAGCCCGGCAGATAACTATACTGTCCAACCCAAGGCAGCAGAATAGCACACGGAGATTATCGCTGTTTTCTGAGAATGTGTGATGGTACAAGGGAAAAGCAGATTTCAAAATGGCAAACTTAGCATAATTTCAATTTTGCGTTTTTAGAAACCCTCCAAAATGCTAACAGAGGTCCTCTCTGGGCAGTATAATCAAAGAGACTGGATTTGTttcagtttacttttttctttaaacttttctgcaGCCTCTAAATTTTGTACAATAAACCTTTTTTTCTAAATCACACAAGTTCCTCTATTGCTGTGACATCTTCACTAAGCTGT
Encoded here:
- the ARHGAP27 gene encoding rho GTPase-activating protein 27 isoform X4 — its product is MVDMIAKLTRRQSRALRVQVDEPPEPVYANVERQPSVTSPGPAAAPRPGPVWETHTDADTGRPYYYNPDTGVTTWESPFEAAEGAASPATSPASVGSGESVETEWGQYWDEESRRVFFYNPLTGETAWEDEAEDEPEDEQDMQPGLSPGSPGDQRPPTPETDYPELLTSYPEEDYSPVGSFSEPGPTSPLATPPGWSCHVDSDGQTLYTNHFTQEKWVRLEDQHGKPYFYNPEDASVQWELPQVPVPAPRTIRKSSQDSETPAQASPPEERIKTLDKAGVLHRTKTVDKGKRLRKKHWSASWTVLEGGVLTFFKDSKASAAGGLRQPYKLSTPEYTVELKGASLAWAPKDKSSKKHVLELRSRDGSEYLIQHDSEAIISTWHKAIAQAIQELSADLPPEEENESSSVDFGSSERLGSWREDEARPGAAAPALYPGGLESDLSKVRHKLRKFLLKRPTLQSLREKGYIKDQVFGCALAALCERERSPVPRFVQQCIRAVEARGLDIDGLYRISGNLATIQKLRYKVDHDERLDLDDGRWEDVHVITGALKLFFRELPEPLFPFSHFRQFIAAIKLQDQAQRSRCVRDLVRSLPAPNHDTLRLLFQHLCRVIEHGEQNRMSVQSVAIVFGPTLLRPEKEETSMPMTMVFQNQVVELILQQCSDIFRPH